GTGGAGGAATATGCTTGAGCCTATATATGCTGTACTGGATAAGGTATTTGGACCGTTGCTGGTCTCAACTCATCCATTATGGGTAGTGACAATTTCAGGAATACTCTTGGGTGCATTCTTTACATTAGTAAATTATTTCTTAGTTGACCAAGAGAAGATGAAGAGACTTCAGAAACTCAGCAAAGAGTTCCAAAAGGAATGGAATGAAGCAAAGAAGTCGGGAGATGAAAAGAAACTTAGAAAACTTCAACAGAAACAGATGGAGCTTTTAAAGCTCCAGAATGAGGTTATGAAGGATACGTTCTTTAAGCCAATGCTCGTGACAATGCCAATATTCTGGATATTCTTTGGATGGATGAGGAGATGGTACACCGAAGTTGTTGTCGTAAAATTGCCATTCA
Above is a genomic segment from Thermococcus sp. SY098 containing:
- a CDS encoding DUF106 domain-containing protein is translated as MLEPIYAVLDKVFGPLLVSTHPLWVVTISGILLGAFFTLVNYFLVDQEKMKRLQKLSKEFQKEWNEAKKSGDEKKLRKLQQKQMELLKLQNEVMKDTFFKPMLVTMPIFWIFFGWMRRWYTEVVVVKLPFNFFLADFFHKSSALHANELGYIGWYILTSMVVGQVLRKLLDMA